The following are encoded together in the Triticum dicoccoides isolate Atlit2015 ecotype Zavitan chromosome 6B, WEW_v2.0, whole genome shotgun sequence genome:
- the LOC119325261 gene encoding F-box protein At5g65850-like, with the protein MDHTDVSVLPDDLVVEILSRLPLKSFCRFKCVCKPWLAFSSDPNYRKKLPKIPIGIFCQYQDFDKKATKLLSQPQNVEKIDGALSFLPHHLQLELMDCCNGLVLCMHRSMDWSRRTITCHFIMCNPATQEWTRLPDTRPYQEHDVCEAMLAFNPSCSRQFYVFNFRRNPLSSFFSGLEVFSSDLSTWLVYDAWWNSGIRTIIGYPHLFIDGSLYLFSLRQNSVERILVLNGFEAMSSRIPPNRRTIKLPRDHSIEPPNGLPVGMYTRGYFGKSRGAIYYALPEEDGLAVQIWSLDVSGPYKWTVKYRLSMRDAFGRDDLAHYDSSQQCWNCAYEITAIDLEREVIFLLDCWANTIRSYAMSNGELHELDEIEQDHEHVYEKFFHYVACYSRLPAYVPLPKPHLLETKRIDRRTWRSKLLAIVGKSRWR; encoded by the coding sequence ATGGACCATACAGATGTCAGTGTGCTACCTGATGATCTAGTTGTGGAAATCCTCTCCCGGCTGCCGCTCAAGTCTTTTTGCCGCTTCAAATGTGTCTGCAAACCCTGGCTTGCCTTCTCCTCTGATCCAAACTACCGCAAGAAGCTGCCGAAAATCCCCATTGGTATTTTCTGCCAGTACCAAGACTTTGATAAGAAGGCTACCAAGCTTCTTAGCCAGCCCCAAAACGTTGAGAAAATTGATGGAGCACTTAGTTTCTTGCCACACCATCTGCAACTGGAGCTTATGGATTGCTGCAATGGCCTAGTGCTCTGCATGCATAGGAGCATGGATTGGAGCAGGCGTACAATTACTTGCCACTTCATTATGTGCAACCCGGCAACACAAGAGTGGACGAGGCTTCCTGATACTCGTCCTTACCAAGAACACGATGTTTGTGAAGCTATGTTGGCTTTCAACCCGTCATGTTCCCGGCAGTTCTACGTCTTCAACTTTAGACGGAATCCTTTATCTTCATTCTTTAGTGGACTTGAGGTGTTTTCGTCTGACCTTTCAACATGGCTCGTATATGATGCATGGTGGAATTCCGGGATACGCACTATTATTGGTTACCCACACTTGTTCATAGATGGTTCATTGTATCTGTTTAGTCTGCGACAGAACTCAGTGGAGAGGATACTGGTACTGAACGGTTTTGAGGCAATGAGTTCTCGCATACCGCCTAATCGTCGAACTATTAAGTTGCCTCGTGACCATTCTATTGAGCCTCCGAATGGCCTTCCTGTGGGTATGTACACCCGCGGTTACTTTGGCAAATCTCGGGGGGCCATTTACTATGCATTGCCAGAGGAGGATGGGCTTGCAGTCCAGATCTGGAGTCTTGATGTTTCTGGGCCTTACAAGTGGACTGTGAAGTATCGTCTTAGTATGAGGGATGCATTTGGACGGGACGACCTTGCTCACTATGACTCTTCTCAACAGTGCTGGAATTGCGCGTATGAGATTACTGCTATTGACTTGGAGAGAGAAGTTATCTTCCTGTTGGACTGTTGGGCGAACACGATCCGTTCATACGCCATGAGCAATGGGGAACTTCATGAACTCGATGAAATTGAACAAGATCATGAGCATGTCTATGAGAAGTTCTTCCACTATGTGGCGTGCTACTCAAGGCTTCCAGCTTATGTGCCTTTACCTAAGCCACATTTGCTGGAAACGAAAAGGATTGATCGGCGGACGTGGCGGTCAAAATTGCTAGCAATTGTTGGAAAATCAAGATGGAGATAA